In the Campylobacter concisus genome, CACTAAAGCCATTTTCACTTGGCACAAATATGGCTGATCGAATAAGAATAGCAACCTGAGCATCGCCATTAAAATGTAAAAATCCAATGCCACCGCCATAGATATTTCGCTCAGAAATTTCAAGCTCATTGATTATCTGCATAGCTCTTATTTTTGGGGCTCCGCTTAGCGTGCCAGCCGGAAAGATACTAGCTAAGACATCAAAAAGATCAAGCCCTTTGGCGCACTTTCCATAGACATCGCTTACGATATGAATTACTTTTTCATATTTTTGGATATGCATCGCATTTTTTACGGATACACTTTTTGGTTCTGAAACCCTGCCGATGTCATTTCTAGCAAGATCGATTAGCATTTTGTGCTCAGCCAGTTCCTTTTCGTCACTTAAAAGCTCATTTTCAAGTGCCGCATCTGCATTTGCATCGCTTCCTCTAGGCCTTGTGCCTGCGATCGGAGCCACAAAAATTTGCTCACTTTTCATCTCAAAAACAAGCTCTGGCGAAGAGCCAACCACATCGCCATAAGGCGTAGGAAAATGAAACATATATGGGCTTGGATTTGTAAGTGAGAGCTTTTTATAAAAGTCTAGACTGCTCATATTCGTTGAAATTTCAAGCAACTCACCAAGTACCACCTGAAAGACATCGCCGCTTCTTATATACTCTTTTGCTAACTCAACCATATCCTCAAAGTGTTTCTTTTCTTTACCAAGATCAGTTTTTATACTAAATTTACTCTGCTCTTTACTTTTGCATTCAACTTTCGCATCAAGCAAAAAGTCATAATATTTATTCTTATCTCCATAAAATGTATAAATTTTACTCATCTTGTCAAAGTGTAGATAGGCCTTTGCATCGGCATAGATAAATTTTGGAAATTCATACTTTTTAGCTTTCTCTTCTCCGATATATTCAAAATATCTCACGCCATCATAAGCAAAAACACCAAATAGACCCGCAAATGGAGCTAATGATTTATTACGATTTGTATCAAAATAACTTCTAAGCCCATAAAAATCCATATCCTTTTCATCTATATAATCGCAATCAATGCCTATAATCGTTTGCGTCTTATCCTCGGCTAGGTAGCTATTTTTAAATTTTTCTCTAATCACTTCATAATAAAACAGTGGTTGTTCTAAGAGCATTTTTTTCCTTTAATTTTTTGATGATTATAAAAAAAGTTCGCTTTTAGTTTTTAAAATTTTTATCAAATTTCTAAATTTATGCCTAAATTTCACCTTTTTACTATTTTTTTAACACCACTTGGCTAGAATTTAGCACTCATAAAAGGAAATTTTATGCTTTTTGTAGAACTTTTTATAATCGGCATCGGAGTTGGCTACATCGCTGGATTTTTCGGCATCGGTGGCGGTACGGTCGTCGTTCCTATCATGGTCGCCTTTGGATATGACGTGAAAACAGCTATTGGCATAAGCGTCATGCAGATGATCTTTAGCGCGACGTTTGGCTCGTATCTAAACTACAAAGCTGGACTTTTAAAGCTAAATCGTGGCGTATTTTTAGGTCTTGGAGGTCTAGTAGGAGCCAGCTTTAGTGGCATAATCGTATCTCACACGCCCGAGCTCTTACTCGAACTACTCTTGCTTGTAACTTTTATCTTTTCACTCATAAAACTATACTTCACACCAAATAGCGACGGTACAAATGCGAACAACTCCATATTTTTACTATTTCTAGTTGGTTTTTGTATAGGTGCACTTGCCATTAGTATAGGCATAGGCGGTGGGGTTTTTATAGCTCCTATTTTAGTTGGCTTTTTACGCTATGAGCTAAAAAAAGCCGTTTCAATGGGAGTATTTTTTGTGATGTTTGCAGCTTTCTCTGGCTTTATCTCACTTTCATTAAGCGGCCATATCTCTTATCTAGAAGGTGCTTTTCTAGGCCTTGGCTCGCTAATAGGTGCATACTTTGGCACCAAAAAGACACAAGCTATGGATAAAAAAGCACTTAAAAAATGGTTTTTACTCTTTTATATCTTGATGATAATTCTAATCTTAAAAGATATAATATTTGGCTAAATCAAAAATTTAAGGCTAGGCTAGCTAGTCTTAAATTTCTTCAAAAAAGTAGGCTTCACTTAATTTAAAAGCAAGCTTACCTAGTTCGTCTTTACTTAAATTTACGCTCTTTGCGATATCTCCTAAACTAGCTTTGCCATCAAATTTTAAAGCGGCCTTGATCTCTTCATAGCTTAAATTTAACTTGCCATTTAGCTCATTTGCCAAAGAGATAACTGGTGAGCTAGCATTTAAAAAATACTCAAGATACGCAGCAGCTCTAGGCTTCAGTCTAGTTTTACCAGGCTCATAGGTAAGTGCTGCAAGTGTTGAAGAAGAAATTTTAGTGTTTTGATCGTTTAAAATTTCAAGTAGCCCTACAAAAGCTTCGTTTGCATTCTCGCCAAGTGCCGTTTTTACTTCGCTTAAATTTAAGCTTTGTGGATAGCTTTTGCTTAAAATTTCTTGCGTTTTTGTCCTTGGCTGCTCGCTAAAATATGCAAAATAAATCCTATCAAGCTCGCTCTCTCCAAGTACCACATCAAAGTCCTCAGCACCACCAAGCCTCTCCTTGTGAGCGATGAGACTTTTTCTAAATGATCTATTAAATAAAAAATCGTTTAGTTGCTCTTTTTTGATGCGAGAGTTGTAATTTTGCTCGATATGTGCGTCGAAGCGATAAATTCCAGTTGAGCTTGCAAAGATGTCATTTAGTGAAGCATCTATTACGTAGCAAAGTCCGTGTTTGTCGATATGCTTAGCAAATTTATGAAAGTAAGTTGGCTCATTGCTAGCCTCTAAAAAGTCATGCAATATATAATAATCATTGCCCTTTGCGATGATACCTTGTAAGAAATTTAGCTGTGTTAGAAGAAGCTTCATACTATCTTTGTATACGACATCACTTTGGTTTTGCAGGCTAAATTTCAAATAATCCTGCAAGAAATTTAACTCACCTTTTACGTGAGCAAGTGCTTCTTTGCTGTCGTTGCCTGAACTTACAAAAAGCATAAAATCTCTTAAAATATCAAGGCTCTTCCAGCCAGGATAGGTATTATACGAAACATAAGCGATGCCATCCTTGCTAAGTAGTGCCTTAATCGTGGCAAGCAGCGCATCTCTTACATTTGGGCTCACCCAGCTATAAACACCATGAGCGATAATATAGTCAAATTTCCCAAGCTCTTTTATATCGCTTTCGTTCATGTGCAAAAAATTTCGCTCAAGCAGAGTAAAATTTTCTAAACCTATCTGCTTTGCTACTTTGTTACCTTCAGCCACTTGATGGCTTGAGATATCGATACCAACGACTTTTGCATTTTTATGTGAAATGGCAAATGGCAAGATGTTACCGCCATATGATGAGCCAAGCTCAAGCACTCTAGCCTCTTTTAGGCTAGCTGCTTTAAGCCCCAGAAATTTAGCAACCGCTTCTATCCTAACTGGCGAGCAGTCGCTAAATGCGGCCGAGAAATAAGGAATTTCGTCGTAAGCTTTTTTTGCCTTGTTCATCAGCCGTGCTTTCTAGCAAATTCTCTCATGAACTCGCCAAGTTTCTCAACGTCGCTTTGGCTAACGGCGTTATAGATAGAGGCTCTTATGCCACCAAGATGTCTGTGGCCCTTTAGCCCTATCATGCCCTCTTTAAGCGCCTCCTCGACGAAAACTGGCTCAAGCGCATGATCTTTTGGTATCGTAAAGCTCACGTTCATATCTGATCTGCTTGATTTTTTAGCGTGACCTACGTAAAAGCCATTTGAGCTATCTATGATGTCATAAAGCGTGCTTGCTTTTTTGGCATTTATCTTCTCAACCTCTGCAAGTCCGCCAAGATCAAGCAGGTGCTGCATGGTTAAATTTAAAAGATAAATTCCAAAAGTTGGCGGTGTGTTATAGAGCGAGTTTGCCTCTACGTGCGTTTTGTAGCGCAAAAACATAGGGACATTTTGACTGCTCACACGATCAACTAGGTCTTTTCTTATAATAACGATAGTCACGCCGCTTGGGCCTGCATTTTTCTGAGCGCCGCCGTAAAGCAAGCCAATACTGCTAAAATCAAGCGGTCTAGCGAAAAAATCGCTCGAAGCGTCGACAACTAGGGGCGATTTGGTCTTTGGCATAGCCTTATACTGCGTGCCGTAAATCGTATTGTTTGAGCAGATGTAGGCGTAGTCGGCATCGTCACTAAATTTTACATCAGGGATGTAAGAGAAATTTTCATCTTCACTACTTGCGACGACATCTACGTTTACGCCAAGCACTTTTGCCTCTTTGATCGCCTTATTTGTCCAAACGCCGGTATTTGCATACTGAGCCTTGCCGCCTTGATATAAATTCATTGGTATCATGCTAAATTGCAAGTGTGCACCGCCTTGAAGAAATAAAATTTCATACTCATTGCCGATATTATAGAGCTTTCTTATCTTCTCCATCGCGCCAAAGTGGATCTCCTCAA is a window encoding:
- a CDS encoding anthranilate synthase component I family protein; translation: MLLEQPLFYYEVIREKFKNSYLAEDKTQTIIGIDCDYIDEKDMDFYGLRSYFDTNRNKSLAPFAGLFGVFAYDGVRYFEYIGEEKAKKYEFPKFIYADAKAYLHFDKMSKIYTFYGDKNKYYDFLLDAKVECKSKEQSKFSIKTDLGKEKKHFEDMVELAKEYIRSGDVFQVVLGELLEISTNMSSLDFYKKLSLTNPSPYMFHFPTPYGDVVGSSPELVFEMKSEQIFVAPIAGTRPRGSDANADAALENELLSDEKELAEHKMLIDLARNDIGRVSEPKSVSVKNAMHIQKYEKVIHIVSDVYGKCAKGLDLFDVLASIFPAGTLSGAPKIRAMQIINELEISERNIYGGGIGFLHFNGDAQVAILIRSAIFVPSENGFSDVFVGAGAGIVYDSKSEREYAEICHKRASVLNVFKNNAKEF
- the serC gene encoding phosphoserine transaminase, which translates into the protein MSRKINFSAGPSAIPLSVLEHAKAEFTDYRGEGYSIMEISHRSKTFEEIHFGAMEKIRKLYNIGNEYEILFLQGGAHLQFSMIPMNLYQGGKAQYANTGVWTNKAIKEAKVLGVNVDVVASSEDENFSYIPDVKFSDDADYAYICSNNTIYGTQYKAMPKTKSPLVVDASSDFFARPLDFSSIGLLYGGAQKNAGPSGVTIVIIRKDLVDRVSSQNVPMFLRYKTHVEANSLYNTPPTFGIYLLNLTMQHLLDLGGLAEVEKINAKKASTLYDIIDSSNGFYVGHAKKSSRSDMNVSFTIPKDHALEPVFVEEALKEGMIGLKGHRHLGGIRASIYNAVSQSDVEKLGEFMREFARKHG
- a CDS encoding class I SAM-dependent methyltransferase is translated as MNKAKKAYDEIPYFSAAFSDCSPVRIEAVAKFLGLKAASLKEARVLELGSSYGGNILPFAISHKNAKVVGIDISSHQVAEGNKVAKQIGLENFTLLERNFLHMNESDIKELGKFDYIIAHGVYSWVSPNVRDALLATIKALLSKDGIAYVSYNTYPGWKSLDILRDFMLFVSSGNDSKEALAHVKGELNFLQDYLKFSLQNQSDVVYKDSMKLLLTQLNFLQGIIAKGNDYYILHDFLEASNEPTYFHKFAKHIDKHGLCYVIDASLNDIFASSTGIYRFDAHIEQNYNSRIKKEQLNDFLFNRSFRKSLIAHKERLGGAEDFDVVLGESELDRIYFAYFSEQPRTKTQEILSKSYPQSLNLSEVKTALGENANEAFVGLLEILNDQNTKISSSTLAALTYEPGKTRLKPRAAAYLEYFLNASSPVISLANELNGKLNLSYEEIKAALKFDGKASLGDIAKSVNLSKDELGKLAFKLSEAYFFEEI
- a CDS encoding sulfite exporter TauE/SafE family protein is translated as MLFVELFIIGIGVGYIAGFFGIGGGTVVVPIMVAFGYDVKTAIGISVMQMIFSATFGSYLNYKAGLLKLNRGVFLGLGGLVGASFSGIIVSHTPELLLELLLLVTFIFSLIKLYFTPNSDGTNANNSIFLLFLVGFCIGALAISIGIGGGVFIAPILVGFLRYELKKAVSMGVFFVMFAAFSGFISLSLSGHISYLEGAFLGLGSLIGAYFGTKKTQAMDKKALKKWFLLFYILMIILILKDIIFG